TCCGTGATGGGCATCACGATGGGTCGTGACAACGCCCGATCATTTCTGTTGTATCGACTCCAGATATTGAATGAGGCTCTTGATACGGAGGTTCACTTCCGCTTCATCTTTGGGGCTGAGCGTGCGGAAGGCGATCCCCCAAACCGGCATCTCCTTGGAGCCGTGGCCGACGATGCCGCCACCCCACTTGATCACCTGGAAGACATCTCCTTCAGGGAACCTGCCGTTCTTCTTCTTGGCCATCAGGGTCAAGTCGGGGAGCCTGCTCTTCAGGGCAGGGGCTGCGGGGCCTCCGCCTTTGCCGTCCACCCCATGACAGCTGGCGCAGTAGGCGGTGTACATGGCCTGGCCGGAGATGGCTTGGGGAGCAGGCGCTTTCACCTGCGGTGGCGCCGCCTGGACGGATGGCGGGGATTGGGCAGGGCCGGAGCAGGAAACGCAAAACAGCAGGGAAACGCAGATGAGCGGAATAAGGATGCGCATATGTGAATCTCCGCCACATCAGCATCGCGCTCTGGCGGGCAAGACTCAAGGATGGAGGTCACCAGGCGGTGTGAGCCGACGCCCCGGCCCGCGCGAGGGCGCGCGGGCTACTTTGTCGAGGGCTGCGCGACCAGGGCGACGGCGGATTGGACGTACATCAGGCGGCCGTCGCGCATGGAGGGCCGCATCCCGGTGGGCGGTCCGCCCTGCAGCTCATGCTCCAAGGCAGAACGAATCTCGCGGACGGCATCGGCCGCCGGCTGGGTGAGCGCGAGCCACTCGTCGACCTCGGCCACCAGGTCGCGGGCATCGCTGCGGAGGATGGTGAGACCAGCGTCGGTGAACAAGTGCTCGAGCTCGCGGCGGGTCAGGGCGCGGACATGCGAAGGATCGCGCAGGCGCTCCAGGCGATTGTGCTCCGCGGCGACGGCGGGGACGTCGGTCGAGATGATGTCGGTGACCGCGATCTGCCCGCCGGCGGCAGCGACCCGCTTCATCTCCGCGATCACGTCTTCGGGGTGGGGAATGTGGTGCAGGGAGAAGCGGGTCATCACGATCTTCAAGGAAGAGTCGCGAAAGGGCAGGCGCTTGGCATCGCCGCGCATGAAAGAGACATTTCGAGCGCCCTCGGAGGCTGCTGCGGTTCGCCCCATCTCCAGCATGGCAGGTGTGAGATCGAGGACGATGACACTCTGCAAGCCGCCGGCAACGGCGCGGCCCAGGAGTCCGGTGCCGCCGGCCACGTCGAGAGCGGTGCGATCGGGCCGCAATTCGATCAACGAGGCCCCCCAGCGGACCCAGTCGCGGTTGGCGACACTGGAGCCGCGCCGCTCGAAACGGTCGGCCTGCTGACTGAAGCGCTCGAGGATCTGCCGACGATTGTCCATAAGGCCAGGCGCGGCCCATCTTGGGAATCACGCCCGTAGACTTGTGCAACACTCCATGCCGGACTATGATTTCCGCCATTTTAGCGGAATCGTGGAACGATGTTTTCTTATTGAGAAGGAGGCCGCGAGGGCCCGAGACTAGTCGGAATCCCCGCGCGAGAAACGTGTCATGAGAAGAGCGGTGCGGGCGTGGCAGGCGTGGGTCCCGCATTACGGATACGTGATGGAGACAGGAAGGATCGTGCTCCAGGGCCCGAGCGAGAGGCTCCTGCACGACGATTACGTACGACAGGCGTATCTTGGCGGGCACGGCGCGACGGCGTAGAAAGCTTTGCATCTCGCAAGACGCACGACAGAGGTTCCCATGCTGAAGTACATCAAGTGGAAAGACGTCGAACTGGAGCACCTGAACCCGCAGATCGACCGGCAGATGGTCACCGGTGAAGACCTGATGCTGGCGCGCGTGCTGCTGAAGAAGGGCGCGATCGTGCCCGAGCACAGGCACATGAATGAGCAAGTGACCTATGTCCTGGAAGGGGCGCTGAAGTTCTGGATCGACGGGAAGGAGATCGTGGTGCATGCCGGCGAAGTGCTGTGCATCCCGCCGCACATGCCGCACAAGGCGCAGGCCATGGAAGACACCGTGGACCTGGACGTCTTCTATCCGCCGCGCCAGGACTGGCTCACGAAGAACGACGCGTACCTGCGCAATGCACAACCGGCCTAGCATCGAGGCGCAAGAGGAATCTCATGAAAGCTATCCGTATCCATGAATTCGGCGGTCCCGAGAAACTGAAGCTGGAACAGGTGCCGGACCCGAAGCCGGGGGCAGGCCAGGTGGTGGCGAAGGTCCACGCCGCCGGCGTGAATCCGGTCGAGACCTACATCCGCACCGGGACCTACGCGATGAAACCCAACCTGCCGTACACGCCGGGGATGGACGGCGCCGGCGAGGTCGTGAGTGTGGGAGAGGGAGCGACGCGTTTCAAGGCAGGCGACCGCGTGTACACCATCGGGAGTCTGACCGGAACCTATGCCGAGCAGGCGCTGTGCGGCGAGGCGCAGGTCTATCCGCTGCCCAAGAACGTGAGCTTTGCGCAGGGCGCGGCCATGGGGATCCCGTACGGCACCGCGTATCGCGCGCTGTTCCACAAGGCGAAGATCAGGGCGGGCGAAACGTTGCTGATCCACGGCGCCACCGGAGGCGTGGGAACGGCGGCGGTGCAATTGGCGCGGGCTCACGGCGTAACCGTCATCGCGACCGGCGGCACCGAGGAAGGGCGCAAGCTGGTGCTGAAGGAAGGCGCGCACCATGCGCTCGACCACCACGTGGCGGACATGGCCGAGCGACTGTCCAGGCTGACAGGCGGCAAAGGCGTGGATGTGATCCTGGAGATGCTCGCCAATAAGAACCTGGGCAAGGACTTGCCGATGCTGGCGAAATTCGGCCGCGTGGTGGTGGTCGGGAGCCGGGGCACGGTGGAGATCAACCCGCGGGACACCATGGTGCGCGACGCGAGCATCATCGGCATGACTCTGTTCAACGTGCCGCCGGAGGAGATGGCCAGCATCCACGCCGCGCTGGTGGCCGGGCTGGAGAACGGGACGCTGCGCCCGATCGTTGGCCAGGAGATCCCGCTGGCCGAGGCTGCGCGTGCGCATGAAGAGGTAATGAAGCCGACCGGCGCGCACGGGAAGATCGTGCTGGTGCCCTAGAAAAGCGGGTCCCTCACGGCTGAAGCCGTTCGGGATGACATTCCTCATTTCCTGTAGCGGGCTTCGTAGGCGCGGATGTCGGCCTCGTGGCGCAGGGTGAGGCCGATGTCGTCCAGTCCTTCCAGCAGGCAGAAGCGGCGAAAATCGTCGATCTCG
The sequence above is drawn from the Terriglobales bacterium genome and encodes:
- a CDS encoding cytochrome c encodes the protein MRILIPLICVSLLFCVSCSGPAQSPPSVQAAPPQVKAPAPQAISGQAMYTAYCASCHGVDGKGGGPAAPALKSRLPDLTLMAKKKNGRFPEGDVFQVIKWGGGIVGHGSKEMPVWGIAFRTLSPKDEAEVNLRIKSLIQYLESIQQK
- a CDS encoding methyltransferase domain-containing protein — protein: MDNRRQILERFSQQADRFERRGSSVANRDWVRWGASLIELRPDRTALDVAGGTGLLGRAVAGGLQSVIVLDLTPAMLEMGRTAAASEGARNVSFMRGDAKRLPFRDSSLKIVMTRFSLHHIPHPEDVIAEMKRVAAAGGQIAVTDIISTDVPAVAAEHNRLERLRDPSHVRALTRRELEHLFTDAGLTILRSDARDLVAEVDEWLALTQPAADAVREIRSALEHELQGGPPTGMRPSMRDGRLMYVQSAVALVAQPSTK
- a CDS encoding NADPH:quinone reductase, yielding MKAIRIHEFGGPEKLKLEQVPDPKPGAGQVVAKVHAAGVNPVETYIRTGTYAMKPNLPYTPGMDGAGEVVSVGEGATRFKAGDRVYTIGSLTGTYAEQALCGEAQVYPLPKNVSFAQGAAMGIPYGTAYRALFHKAKIRAGETLLIHGATGGVGTAAVQLARAHGVTVIATGGTEEGRKLVLKEGAHHALDHHVADMAERLSRLTGGKGVDVILEMLANKNLGKDLPMLAKFGRVVVVGSRGTVEINPRDTMVRDASIIGMTLFNVPPEEMASIHAALVAGLENGTLRPIVGQEIPLAEAARAHEEVMKPTGAHGKIVLVP
- a CDS encoding cupin domain-containing protein gives rise to the protein MLKYIKWKDVELEHLNPQIDRQMVTGEDLMLARVLLKKGAIVPEHRHMNEQVTYVLEGALKFWIDGKEIVVHAGEVLCIPPHMPHKAQAMEDTVDLDVFYPPRQDWLTKNDAYLRNAQPA